One genomic segment of Coffea arabica cultivar ET-39 chromosome 6e, Coffea Arabica ET-39 HiFi, whole genome shotgun sequence includes these proteins:
- the LOC113694914 gene encoding mannosyltransferase APTG1-like isoform X1, which produces MKLRKNTPITTNSRTNNSTQNLSLSQDGNEKKKTHIPKSRFSLNKVFLACLVTRVVNALLIQTYFNPDEHWQALEVAHKLTFGYGHLTWEWNRGIRSYLHPSIFALLYKVLAFLHLDTPWFMMKAPRLLQSIFSAVGDLYLYKLSKILFGEHVARWALFAQLANWFIFFCITRTLSNTLETVLTLVSLYYWPCIRTSSGEDPLAPRSWGLALAALACAIRPTSAIIWIYVGLLELFSTLHRVKFIFVEVIPIGGLVLGLTFLLDRMMYGSWVFVPLNFLKFNILSSGGDYYGTHPWHWYFTQGFTVMVFTFLPFVVAGIVISKEWKLSGLIAWVVGIYSILGHKEFRFVLPVLPIALMFSAVALAKLGKTNVSYGQNKASQSAATRSSIKTKLAVLFLLGTNLPMALYMSMVHQRGSEDVMYYLSREAVNGEITSVLFLTPCHATPYYSTLHHDIPMRFLDCTPSEEKGYLDESDKFMMDPVGFTSEFAKNWSIPSHIILFDSQEKLLKEFLASHQFHEIKRFFHAHFKVDRDLQASVVLYAFRGH; this is translated from the exons ATGAAACTAAGAAAGAACACGCCTATTACTACTAATTCACGAACAAACAACAGTACCCAAAATCTGAGTCTTTCTCAAGATGGCAATGAGAAGAAGAAAACCCACATCCCAAAATCGAGATTTTCACTCAATAAGGTATTTTTAGCATGTCTGGTTACAAGAGTAGTCAATGCTTTATTGATACAGACATATTTCAACCCGGATGAACATTGGCAAGCTCTTGAAGTTGCTCATAAGCTCACTTTTGG ATATGGGCATTTGACATGGGAGTGGAATAGGGGTATCAGAAGTTATCTGCATCCTTCAATATTTGCTCTTCTTTATAAAGTTCTCGCTTTTTTGCATCTTGACACCCCCTGGTTCATG ATGAAGGCTCCTCGATTATTACAGTCTATATTTTCTGCCGTTGGTGACCTTTACTTGTACAAGCTCTCCAAGATTTTGTTTGGTGAACATGTTGCAAGATGGGCT CTCTTTGCACAGTTGGCAAATTGGTTCATATTTTTCTGCATCACACGCACGCTATCTAATACTTTGGAGACCGTTCTTACACTGGTGAGCCTTTATTACTGGCCCTGCATACGCACTTCTTCCGGCGAAGATCCCTTGGCACCAAGAAGCTGGGGGCTGGCTCTAGCTGCATTAGCATGTGCTATTCGCCCTACAAGTGCTATTATATGGATTTATGTTGGCCTTCTAGAGCTGTTCTCGACACTCCATAgagtaaaattcatttttgtggAGGTGATTCCTATTGG GGGGTTGGTGCTTGGACTCACCTTTCTGTTGGATCGTATGATGTACGGCTCGTGGGTTTTTGTGCCTCTTAATTTTCTTAAGTTCAATATTCTTTCTTCCGGTGGAGACTATTATGGAACTCATCCATGGCACTGGTACTTCACTCAGGGTTTCACAGTCATGGTTTTCACGTTCCTACCATTTGTGGTAGCTGGCATTGTCATCTCTAAGGAATGGAAGCTGTCTGGGCTTATTGCCTGGGTAGTAGGGATTTACAGTATACTAGGTCACAAAGAATTCAG GTTTGTACTCCCTGTGCTTCCAATAGCTTTGATGTTCTCTGCTGTGGCATTGGCCAAATTGGGCAAGACTAATGTGTCATATGGCCAAAATAAAGCTTCCCAAAGTGCTGCTACAAGATCTTCTATAAAGACAAAACTAGCTGTACTTTTCCTTCTTGGTACCAATCTTCCAATGGCACTTTATATGAGCATGGTTCATCAG CGAGGATCTGAGGATGTGATGTACTATCTTTCGAGAGAGGCTGTCAATGGAGAAATCACAAGTGTTCTTTTCCTGACACCCTGCCATGCTACACCATACTACTCAACCCTACACCATGACATTCCCATGCGTTTCTTGGATTGCACGCCAAG TGAGGAAAAAGGATATCTTGACGAGTCTGACAAATTCATGATGGATCCAGTTGGTTTCACTTCAGAATTTGCAAAGAATTGGTCCATACCAAGTCACATCATCCTATTCGATTCACAGGAAAAGCTATTAAAGGAGTTTCTAGCTTCACATCAATTTCATGAG ATAAAAAGGTTCTTCCACGCTCACTTCAAGGTCGATAGGGATCTTCAGGCATCCGTTGTTTTATATGCTTTTAGAGGCCACTGA
- the LOC113694914 gene encoding mannosyltransferase APTG1-like isoform X2 — protein MNIGKLLKLLISSLLGFLIDLNDSRYGHLTWEWNRGIRSYLHPSIFALLYKVLAFLHLDTPWFMMKAPRLLQSIFSAVGDLYLYKLSKILFGEHVARWALFAQLANWFIFFCITRTLSNTLETVLTLVSLYYWPCIRTSSGEDPLAPRSWGLALAALACAIRPTSAIIWIYVGLLELFSTLHRVKFIFVEVIPIGGLVLGLTFLLDRMMYGSWVFVPLNFLKFNILSSGGDYYGTHPWHWYFTQGFTVMVFTFLPFVVAGIVISKEWKLSGLIAWVVGIYSILGHKEFRFVLPVLPIALMFSAVALAKLGKTNVSYGQNKASQSAATRSSIKTKLAVLFLLGTNLPMALYMSMVHQRGSEDVMYYLSREAVNGEITSVLFLTPCHATPYYSTLHHDIPMRFLDCTPSEEKGYLDESDKFMMDPVGFTSEFAKNWSIPSHIILFDSQEKLLKEFLASHQFHEIKRFFHAHFKVDRDLQASVVLYAFRGH, from the exons ATGAACATTGGCAAGCTCTTGAAGTTGCTCATAAGCTCACTTTTGG GTTTTCTCATTGATTTGAATGACTCCAGATATGGGCATTTGACATGGGAGTGGAATAGGGGTATCAGAAGTTATCTGCATCCTTCAATATTTGCTCTTCTTTATAAAGTTCTCGCTTTTTTGCATCTTGACACCCCCTGGTTCATG ATGAAGGCTCCTCGATTATTACAGTCTATATTTTCTGCCGTTGGTGACCTTTACTTGTACAAGCTCTCCAAGATTTTGTTTGGTGAACATGTTGCAAGATGGGCT CTCTTTGCACAGTTGGCAAATTGGTTCATATTTTTCTGCATCACACGCACGCTATCTAATACTTTGGAGACCGTTCTTACACTGGTGAGCCTTTATTACTGGCCCTGCATACGCACTTCTTCCGGCGAAGATCCCTTGGCACCAAGAAGCTGGGGGCTGGCTCTAGCTGCATTAGCATGTGCTATTCGCCCTACAAGTGCTATTATATGGATTTATGTTGGCCTTCTAGAGCTGTTCTCGACACTCCATAgagtaaaattcatttttgtggAGGTGATTCCTATTGG GGGGTTGGTGCTTGGACTCACCTTTCTGTTGGATCGTATGATGTACGGCTCGTGGGTTTTTGTGCCTCTTAATTTTCTTAAGTTCAATATTCTTTCTTCCGGTGGAGACTATTATGGAACTCATCCATGGCACTGGTACTTCACTCAGGGTTTCACAGTCATGGTTTTCACGTTCCTACCATTTGTGGTAGCTGGCATTGTCATCTCTAAGGAATGGAAGCTGTCTGGGCTTATTGCCTGGGTAGTAGGGATTTACAGTATACTAGGTCACAAAGAATTCAG GTTTGTACTCCCTGTGCTTCCAATAGCTTTGATGTTCTCTGCTGTGGCATTGGCCAAATTGGGCAAGACTAATGTGTCATATGGCCAAAATAAAGCTTCCCAAAGTGCTGCTACAAGATCTTCTATAAAGACAAAACTAGCTGTACTTTTCCTTCTTGGTACCAATCTTCCAATGGCACTTTATATGAGCATGGTTCATCAG CGAGGATCTGAGGATGTGATGTACTATCTTTCGAGAGAGGCTGTCAATGGAGAAATCACAAGTGTTCTTTTCCTGACACCCTGCCATGCTACACCATACTACTCAACCCTACACCATGACATTCCCATGCGTTTCTTGGATTGCACGCCAAG TGAGGAAAAAGGATATCTTGACGAGTCTGACAAATTCATGATGGATCCAGTTGGTTTCACTTCAGAATTTGCAAAGAATTGGTCCATACCAAGTCACATCATCCTATTCGATTCACAGGAAAAGCTATTAAAGGAGTTTCTAGCTTCACATCAATTTCATGAG ATAAAAAGGTTCTTCCACGCTCACTTCAAGGTCGATAGGGATCTTCAGGCATCCGTTGTTTTATATGCTTTTAGAGGCCACTGA
- the LOC113694914 gene encoding mannosyltransferase APTG1-like isoform X3 translates to MKAPRLLQSIFSAVGDLYLYKLSKILFGEHVARWALFAQLANWFIFFCITRTLSNTLETVLTLVSLYYWPCIRTSSGEDPLAPRSWGLALAALACAIRPTSAIIWIYVGLLELFSTLHRVKFIFVEVIPIGGLVLGLTFLLDRMMYGSWVFVPLNFLKFNILSSGGDYYGTHPWHWYFTQGFTVMVFTFLPFVVAGIVISKEWKLSGLIAWVVGIYSILGHKEFRFVLPVLPIALMFSAVALAKLGKTNVSYGQNKASQSAATRSSIKTKLAVLFLLGTNLPMALYMSMVHQRGSEDVMYYLSREAVNGEITSVLFLTPCHATPYYSTLHHDIPMRFLDCTPSEEKGYLDESDKFMMDPVGFTSEFAKNWSIPSHIILFDSQEKLLKEFLASHQFHEIKRFFHAHFKVDRDLQASVVLYAFRGH, encoded by the exons ATGAAGGCTCCTCGATTATTACAGTCTATATTTTCTGCCGTTGGTGACCTTTACTTGTACAAGCTCTCCAAGATTTTGTTTGGTGAACATGTTGCAAGATGGGCT CTCTTTGCACAGTTGGCAAATTGGTTCATATTTTTCTGCATCACACGCACGCTATCTAATACTTTGGAGACCGTTCTTACACTGGTGAGCCTTTATTACTGGCCCTGCATACGCACTTCTTCCGGCGAAGATCCCTTGGCACCAAGAAGCTGGGGGCTGGCTCTAGCTGCATTAGCATGTGCTATTCGCCCTACAAGTGCTATTATATGGATTTATGTTGGCCTTCTAGAGCTGTTCTCGACACTCCATAgagtaaaattcatttttgtggAGGTGATTCCTATTGG GGGGTTGGTGCTTGGACTCACCTTTCTGTTGGATCGTATGATGTACGGCTCGTGGGTTTTTGTGCCTCTTAATTTTCTTAAGTTCAATATTCTTTCTTCCGGTGGAGACTATTATGGAACTCATCCATGGCACTGGTACTTCACTCAGGGTTTCACAGTCATGGTTTTCACGTTCCTACCATTTGTGGTAGCTGGCATTGTCATCTCTAAGGAATGGAAGCTGTCTGGGCTTATTGCCTGGGTAGTAGGGATTTACAGTATACTAGGTCACAAAGAATTCAG GTTTGTACTCCCTGTGCTTCCAATAGCTTTGATGTTCTCTGCTGTGGCATTGGCCAAATTGGGCAAGACTAATGTGTCATATGGCCAAAATAAAGCTTCCCAAAGTGCTGCTACAAGATCTTCTATAAAGACAAAACTAGCTGTACTTTTCCTTCTTGGTACCAATCTTCCAATGGCACTTTATATGAGCATGGTTCATCAG CGAGGATCTGAGGATGTGATGTACTATCTTTCGAGAGAGGCTGTCAATGGAGAAATCACAAGTGTTCTTTTCCTGACACCCTGCCATGCTACACCATACTACTCAACCCTACACCATGACATTCCCATGCGTTTCTTGGATTGCACGCCAAG TGAGGAAAAAGGATATCTTGACGAGTCTGACAAATTCATGATGGATCCAGTTGGTTTCACTTCAGAATTTGCAAAGAATTGGTCCATACCAAGTCACATCATCCTATTCGATTCACAGGAAAAGCTATTAAAGGAGTTTCTAGCTTCACATCAATTTCATGAG ATAAAAAGGTTCTTCCACGCTCACTTCAAGGTCGATAGGGATCTTCAGGCATCCGTTGTTTTATATGCTTTTAGAGGCCACTGA
- the LOC113695119 gene encoding GCN5-related N-acetyltransferase 7, chloroplastic-like: MKDGEKLEMAILRSPCPLNSKVHPVVTTTTALIGTHCHRQLPPPFLSLSISSKLYNHQQTPQPTTKESAPQKIRIDKSFLDVSEATSDTELWAAACLRVRTFYDFQDQDFGIQDHKRYLAEHEYKALKERIAGTRLGFKKVSCINATLPWSQVATISDDLCKSCKFSKGQEERVVVGTLDLNQCIRLPDEITGMKPKGIGADFARAYLTNVCVAKELQRNGLGYDVIAKAKIVARNWGISDLYVHVAVDNEPAKNLYLKSGFVRENEEPAWQARFLDRPRRLLLWIGLPITFEL; this comes from the exons ATGAAAGACGGAGAAAAACTGGAAATGGCTATCCTAAGATCACCTTGTCCGCTCAACTCAAAAGTCCACCCTGTcgtcaccaccaccaccgcccTGATCGGCACCCATTGTCACCGCCAACTACCTCCACCATTTTTGTCACTGTCCATCTCTTCGAAACTTTATAACCACCAGCAAACACCACAACCAACCACAAAGGAATCAGCACCACAAAAAATAAGAATTGACAAGTCATTCCTAGATGTCTCTGAAGCCACTTCGGACACTGAGCTCTGGGCTGCAGCCTGTCTCCGCGTCCGAACTTTCTATGACTTCCAAGACCAggactttggcattcaa GATCATAAAAGGTACTTGGCCGAACATGAATACAAGGCGCTTAAGGAACGCATAGCAGGGACACGGTTGGGCTTTAAAAAGGTCTCTTGTATTAATGCTACATTACCATGGTCACAAGTAGCAACCATCTCAGATGATTTATGCAAGTCTTGCAAG TTTTCAAAAGGTCAAGAGGAACGAGTGGTTGTTGGTACCTTAGACCTTAACCAGTGTATCAGGCTTCCAGATGAAATAACAGGAATGAAGCCAAAG GGAATTGGAGCTGATTTTGCTAGGGCATACCTGACCAATGTATGTGTTGCCAAGGAACTACAAAGAAATGGCTTGGGTTATGATGTCATTGCAAAAGCAAAGATAGTTGCTAGAAATTGGG GTATAAGTGATTTGTATGTCCATGTTGCCGTTGATAATGAGCCAGCAAAGAATCTATACCTCAAAAGTGGTTTTGTTCGGGAGAATGAGGAACCTGCATGGCAAGCAAGATTTCTTGATCGACCTAGAAGGCTTCTTCTGTGGATAGGTCTTCCAATCACGTTTGAGTTGTAA
- the LOC113695368 gene encoding VAN3-binding protein, which yields MDPCELKPTISQAHPETMDFLSSAWCNFAVQAFQPELQDQSLILHDSSIKKLDNDTKPPFLKLDKSMKMDDTDNFVPPWKSNDVKSWIWMQQAMHPELNYNSYFKKKWMPWKIGQQFKNVSIKKWLKEIKQRSKDDKRLQRAEVHAAVSVAGLAAALAAIAAENSSKLDDNPINATKDTAVASAAALVAAQCAKMAEAMGAKKEQLRSVIGSAMTGTSTSDILTLTAAATTSLRGAATLKVRAGYKNKLINGGAPVLPIEDLNFDFENCRSIIAKGAELNVETPDGRNVLRSVSVILNGESKVILRIRKLNLLNAFARTHESVVLDLHVELYKDSEAGENDNTCYLLVLTTNKGMIKLDMMDDYKGFETWSITINQMLMLSTSFTKYELQFYKH from the exons ATGGATCCTTGTGAGCTTAAGCCAACAATATCTCAAGCACATCCCGAGACTATGGACTTCCTTTCTAGTGCTTGGTGCAACTTTGCTGTTCAAGCTTTCCAGCCTGAGCTACAAGACCAATCACTCATTCTCCACGATAGCTCGATCAAGAAACTCGATAATGATACAAAACCACCTTTTCTG AAACTGGACAAGAGCATGAAGATGGATGATACCGACAATTTTGTACCCCCATGGAAATCCAATGATGTAAAA TCATGGATATGGATGCAACAAGCAATGCATCCAGAATTGAACTATAACAGCtatttcaagaagaaatgg ATGCCATGGAAAATTGGGCAACAATTTAAGAATGTGTCTATCAAGAAATGGCTCAAAGAAATTAAGCAGCGGAGCAAAGATGATAAGAGGCTGCAGAGAGCTGAAGTACATGCAGCAGTATCAGTGGCAGGTCTAGCTGCAGCTTTAGCTGCCATAGCTGctgaaaattcatcaaaacttgATGATAATCCAATCAACGCCACCAAGGACACCGCCGTGGCATCGGCGGCTGCGCTGGTTGCTGCTCAGTGTGCCAAAATGGCAGAAGCAATGGGAGCAAAGAAAGAGCAACTCAGAAGTGTGATAGGCTCCGCCATGACTGGCACAAGTACCAGTGACATCCTAACACTTACCGCTGCTGCTACAACTT CACTTAGAGGAGCTGCAACGCTTAAAGTCAGGGCAGGGTACAAGAACAAGCTGATTAACGGAGGTGCACCAGTGCTACCAATTGAGGAtctcaattttgactttgaaAATTGCAGATCAATTATAGCCAAAGGTGCCGAGCTTAATGTCGAGACCCcagatg GAAGGAATGTCTTGAGGTCAGTCTCAGTCATCCTCAATGGTGAATCCAAG GTTATTCTCAGAATAAGGAAGCTTAATCTACTGAATGCCTTTGCAAGAACGCATGAAA GCGTTGTGCTAGATCTGCATGTCGAATTGTACAAGGATTCAGAAGCTGGAGAAAATGATAATACTTGCTATCTCCTGGTATTAACGACAAACAAAGGAATGATCAAGCTAGACATGATGGATGACTATAAGGGATTCGAGACATGGTCAATTACTATTAATCAGATGCTGATGCTATCCACCTCATTCACAAAATATGAGCTGCAATTTTACAAACACTGA